One Verrucomicrobiota bacterium DNA segment encodes these proteins:
- a CDS encoding 4-hydroxy-tetrahydrodipicolinate reductase, translating into MTKIVINGSKGRMGQTLIACAARNPQLQIAGQIDLGDDMRSVIDGADVIIDFSFHDATASTAALCAERRKALVIGTTGHSESEKSQIANRKSQIPIVWASNYSTGVNTLFWLTRKAAEILGPDFDLEVVEMHHRTKKDAPSGTAATLAEILAEVRGQQLRKVIRHGREGITGERTSTEIGMHSLRGGDVVGDHTVVFATNGERLELTHKAASRETFANGALRAAQWAVKQKPGLYDMQDVLGLR; encoded by the coding sequence ATGACCAAAATCGTCATCAACGGCTCGAAAGGCCGCATGGGGCAAACGCTGATCGCTTGCGCCGCGCGCAACCCGCAGCTTCAAATCGCCGGTCAGATTGACCTCGGCGATGATATGCGGAGCGTGATTGACGGCGCCGATGTCATCATCGACTTCAGCTTCCACGATGCGACTGCCTCCACAGCCGCGCTCTGCGCCGAGCGGCGCAAGGCACTGGTCATCGGCACGACGGGCCATTCCGAATCCGAGAAATCGCAAATCGCAAATCGCAAATCTCAAATCCCGATCGTCTGGGCGTCGAATTACTCTACGGGCGTGAACACGTTGTTCTGGCTGACGCGGAAGGCCGCGGAAATTCTTGGCCCGGACTTCGACCTGGAAGTCGTCGAAATGCACCACCGCACGAAGAAGGACGCTCCCAGCGGCACCGCGGCCACGCTGGCGGAAATCCTTGCGGAAGTCCGAGGCCAGCAATTGCGCAAAGTGATTCGCCACGGACGCGAGGGCATCACCGGTGAGCGGACGAGCACTGAAATCGGCATGCACTCGCTGCGCGGTGGCGACGTCGTCGGCGATCACACCGTGGTTTTCGCCACGAACGGCGAGCGGCTGGAATTGACGCACAAAGCCGCGAGCCGGGAGACATTCGCCAACGGCGCGCTGCGCGCCGCCCAATGGGCCGTGAAGCAAAAGCCCGGGCTTTACGACATGCAGGACGTGCTGGGGTTGCGGTGA
- the shc gene encoding squalene--hopene cyclase encodes MLAKSPRESTLREAPQQTYLATQTQNDVETALARSQCYLLGQQKPEGYWVGELMVDSTLVSDTIAYHHWNGKVDPAWQRKAVNHILSMQLPDGGWNIYHGGPAEINATVKAYLALKLAGVPVTDPRMLRAREMALSLGGVPRLNTFSRLYLALLGLFPWNCVPTIPCEVILLGKWFHVNFYEMSSWSRSMLVPLAIINHFKPTRRPNNISLDELYPEGHHRRDLKLAFDPEFFTWRNFFIWLDKLHKFAEWFAQNKIHPFRKRALKKAEEWMIERLEGTDGLAAIFPAMLNSLIALKALGYPDDHPEVVRAERELKKLEHETADSVRIEPCFSPVWDTAIVTICLHESGLPGAHPALVRACDWLIDKEIRFRGDWHYKNPTDVEPSGWAFEYENKWNPDVDDTAMVLLALRKIPTRNPARRDAAFRRGLDWMMTFQCKDGGWGAFDKDCTKNILEKVPFADHNAMLDPECADIAARILELVGYENWSLDHPQVQKAIEFVRDRQEADGSWYGRWGVNYVYGTWQVLRGMRALGLDMQQPWLLKAKSWLESVQHNDGGWGERCNTYDDPVFKGQGPSTASQTAWAIMGLCTFGDAQLPSLVRGIEYLVRAQNADGSWTELETTGTGFPRVFYLKYDIYRNSWPLLALATYRNLAAPRAIKPNGHTVNRGVEACVLGAR; translated from the coding sequence GTGCTAGCAAAATCACCTCGCGAGAGCACTCTCAGAGAAGCACCACAGCAGACTTATCTCGCGACTCAAACTCAGAACGATGTGGAGACCGCCCTTGCGCGGTCTCAATGCTATTTGCTCGGCCAGCAAAAACCGGAAGGCTATTGGGTCGGCGAACTGATGGTCGATTCCACTCTGGTTTCCGACACGATCGCGTACCACCATTGGAACGGGAAAGTCGATCCGGCCTGGCAGCGCAAAGCCGTCAACCACATCCTGTCCATGCAATTGCCGGACGGCGGGTGGAACATCTATCACGGCGGCCCGGCGGAAATCAACGCCACGGTCAAGGCGTACCTCGCGTTGAAGCTGGCCGGCGTGCCCGTGACGGATCCGCGGATGCTGCGCGCGCGCGAAATGGCGCTCAGCCTGGGCGGCGTGCCCCGGCTCAACACCTTCTCGCGGCTTTACCTGGCGCTGCTGGGTTTGTTCCCCTGGAATTGCGTGCCGACTATTCCGTGCGAGGTCATCCTGCTCGGCAAATGGTTCCACGTGAATTTTTACGAAATGAGCTCGTGGAGCCGGTCGATGCTCGTGCCACTGGCGATCATCAACCACTTCAAACCCACGCGCCGGCCCAACAACATCTCGCTGGATGAATTGTATCCGGAAGGCCATCACCGGCGGGACTTGAAGCTGGCGTTCGACCCGGAGTTTTTCACGTGGCGGAATTTCTTCATCTGGCTGGACAAGCTCCACAAATTCGCCGAGTGGTTCGCGCAAAACAAAATTCATCCGTTCCGAAAACGCGCCTTGAAGAAGGCCGAGGAATGGATGATCGAACGGCTGGAGGGCACCGACGGCCTGGCCGCGATTTTCCCGGCGATGCTCAATTCGTTGATCGCGCTCAAAGCGCTCGGTTACCCGGACGATCACCCGGAAGTCGTCCGCGCCGAACGCGAGCTTAAGAAGCTAGAACACGAGACCGCGGACAGCGTGCGCATCGAGCCGTGTTTCTCGCCCGTCTGGGACACCGCCATCGTCACCATCTGTCTGCACGAGTCCGGCCTGCCCGGCGCTCATCCGGCATTGGTCCGCGCTTGCGATTGGCTGATCGACAAAGAAATCCGGTTTCGAGGCGACTGGCATTACAAGAACCCGACCGACGTCGAACCCAGTGGCTGGGCGTTCGAGTACGAGAACAAGTGGAACCCGGACGTGGACGACACGGCGATGGTTCTGCTCGCGCTGCGAAAGATTCCCACGCGCAATCCGGCCCGGCGCGACGCGGCCTTCCGGCGCGGTCTCGATTGGATGATGACGTTCCAGTGCAAGGACGGAGGCTGGGGCGCTTTCGACAAGGATTGCACGAAGAACATTCTGGAGAAGGTCCCGTTCGCGGACCACAACGCCATGCTCGACCCGGAGTGCGCCGACATCGCCGCGCGCATTCTGGAACTGGTCGGTTACGAGAACTGGAGCCTCGACCATCCCCAGGTCCAAAAGGCGATCGAGTTCGTCCGAGACCGTCAGGAAGCGGACGGCTCCTGGTACGGGCGCTGGGGCGTGAATTACGTTTACGGCACCTGGCAAGTGCTCCGCGGCATGCGCGCGCTTGGACTCGACATGCAGCAACCCTGGCTCCTGAAAGCCAAATCGTGGCTCGAAAGCGTCCAGCACAACGACGGCGGCTGGGGCGAACGTTGCAATACTTACGACGATCCGGTGTTCAAAGGCCAGGGCCCGAGCACGGCTTCGCAAACTGCGTGGGCGATCATGGGGCTTTGCACGTTCGGCGACGCGCAGTTGCCCAGTCTGGTGCGCGGAATCGAATACCTCGTCCGCGCGCAGAATGCCGACGGCAGTTGGACCGAACTCGAAACCACGGGAACCGGATTTCCTCGGGTCTTTTATCTGAAGTACGACATTTATCGGAACAGTTGGCCGTTGCTGGCCCTGGCCACTTACCGGAACCTGGCGGCTCCACGCGCCATCAAACCCAATGGCCACACGGTGAATCGTGGCGTGGAAGCTTGCGTACTCGGGGCGCGCTGA
- the folK gene encoding 2-amino-4-hydroxy-6-hydroxymethyldihydropteridine diphosphokinase — translation MPHCALAIVALGSNLGDSRQIILRAMKRLQSLSDGPLLRSALWESSPVDCPPGSPNFVNSVVALVPGADETPETILAELQALEKEFGRRRREILNEPRPLDLDLIAFGQETRATASLTLPHPRAHLRRFVLQPLAEIAPQLVLPGQQLTVEQLLACLRTVEAVQRIDTPPPYSTDQTVG, via the coding sequence ATTCCGCACTGCGCGCTCGCCATCGTCGCGCTCGGCTCAAACCTCGGAGATTCCCGCCAAATCATTTTGCGGGCGATGAAGCGTCTCCAGTCGCTGAGCGATGGCCCCCTCCTGCGCTCCGCGCTCTGGGAAAGCTCGCCCGTGGATTGTCCACCCGGTTCGCCGAACTTCGTGAATTCCGTGGTGGCTTTGGTTCCGGGCGCAGATGAAACTCCCGAAACCATCCTGGCCGAATTGCAGGCGCTGGAAAAGGAATTCGGCCGCCGAAGGAGGGAGATTTTGAATGAACCGCGCCCGTTGGATCTCGATTTGATCGCCTTCGGCCAGGAGACGCGCGCGACCGCGAGCCTGACTCTGCCGCACCCGCGCGCCCACCTGCGACGATTCGTTTTACAGCCGCTGGCCGAGATCGCGCCGCAACTAGTCTTGCCCGGACAACAGCTCACCGTCGAACAGCTTCTTGCTTGCCTCCGAACCGTAGAGGCCGTTCAACGGATCGACACGCCGCCCCCCTACAGTACTGATCAGACCGTGGGATAG
- a CDS encoding 4-hydroxy-tetrahydrodipicolinate synthase → MFVGTYTAIVTPFRNGHVDESALERLIKSQIAGGVDGIVPVGTTGESPTLSFEEHIRVVELSIQLAAGKCRVLAGTGANSTSEAIYLTKAAEKAGADGSLQVSPYYNKPSQEGLFQHFQSIARATRLPVILYSVPSRCGVEIGVETVSRLASDCPNVVGIKEAGGNPDRVSQLRAALGKKFVILSGDDSLTLPFMAVGAQGVVSVASNVIPKEVAQMVRAFAKGNVEIALKLHEKYFALFKDLFIETNPGPVKAALALLGQIEEEYRLPLVAMAPKNREKLKATLQKCGLLK, encoded by the coding sequence CTGTTTGTCGGAACTTATACCGCCATCGTGACGCCTTTTCGCAACGGTCACGTGGACGAATCAGCCCTGGAACGCCTGATCAAAAGCCAGATCGCCGGCGGCGTCGATGGGATTGTCCCGGTCGGAACTACCGGCGAGTCTCCCACCCTTTCTTTTGAGGAACACATCCGAGTCGTCGAACTGTCGATCCAGCTCGCGGCCGGCAAATGCAGAGTCCTGGCCGGCACGGGAGCCAATTCGACCAGCGAGGCGATCTATCTGACCAAAGCCGCGGAGAAGGCGGGCGCGGACGGTTCGCTTCAAGTTTCCCCTTACTACAACAAGCCCAGCCAGGAAGGTTTGTTCCAGCATTTCCAGAGCATCGCGCGCGCGACGCGTTTGCCCGTTATTCTTTACAGCGTGCCGAGCCGATGCGGCGTTGAAATCGGCGTCGAAACAGTCAGCCGGCTGGCGAGCGATTGCCCGAATGTGGTCGGGATCAAAGAAGCGGGCGGCAATCCGGACCGCGTCAGCCAGTTGCGCGCGGCCTTGGGCAAGAAGTTCGTCATCTTGAGCGGCGACGATTCGCTGACGCTTCCGTTTATGGCGGTCGGAGCGCAGGGCGTGGTGAGCGTCGCGTCGAACGTGATCCCCAAGGAGGTGGCGCAGATGGTGCGGGCCTTTGCCAAAGGCAACGTCGAGATCGCCCTCAAACTGCACGAGAAATACTTCGCGTTGTTCAAAGACCTGTTCATCGAAACCAACCCGGGACCCGTCAAAGCCGCGCTCGCCCTGCTGGGGCAAATCGAAGAGGAATATCGCCTCCCGTTGGTCGCCATGGCCCCGAAGAACCGGGAGAAGCTCAAAGCCACCCTGCAGAAGTGCGGATTGCTGAAATGA
- a CDS encoding diaminopimelate epimerase — MKYSKYHALGNDYLVIHPKDLAAELTTRQIQLICHRNFGVGSDGILLGPLPSRQCRFGLRIFNPDGSEAEKSGNGLRIFSRYLWDAGLVKGEEFAIETPGGAVKSTVLDNGKTVRVEMGQVSFRSDRIPVTGPTREVLNETLAVADQTFRFCAATVGNPHCVIPLAEVTPELAKTYGPGIEVHKLFPKRINVQFMKVLDRNRVRIEIWERGAGYTLASGSSSSAAAAVANKLGLCDRSIAVLMPGGTISIEIQDDFFILMTGSVTKVAEGQISKEVFENEVGT, encoded by the coding sequence ATGAAATATTCCAAGTACCACGCCCTGGGGAACGATTACCTCGTGATCCATCCCAAAGATCTCGCCGCCGAGTTGACGACCAGGCAAATCCAACTGATTTGCCACCGCAATTTCGGGGTCGGTTCGGACGGGATCCTCCTCGGACCCCTGCCGTCCAGGCAATGCCGGTTTGGGCTGCGCATCTTCAATCCCGACGGCAGCGAAGCGGAGAAGAGCGGCAACGGATTGCGGATCTTTTCGCGCTACTTGTGGGACGCGGGCTTGGTGAAAGGGGAAGAGTTCGCCATCGAAACGCCCGGGGGCGCCGTCAAATCGACTGTGCTGGACAACGGGAAAACCGTGCGGGTCGAGATGGGCCAGGTGAGCTTCCGCAGCGACCGGATTCCCGTGACCGGTCCAACGCGCGAGGTTCTCAACGAAACGCTGGCCGTCGCGGACCAAACGTTTCGGTTCTGCGCCGCGACCGTTGGAAACCCGCACTGCGTGATCCCGCTGGCCGAAGTCACGCCGGAGTTGGCGAAGACGTACGGGCCGGGCATCGAGGTTCACAAGCTCTTCCCGAAGCGCATCAATGTCCAGTTCATGAAAGTGCTGGATCGGAACCGGGTTCGGATTGAGATCTGGGAGCGCGGCGCGGGTTACACGCTGGCTTCGGGCAGCAGCAGCAGCGCCGCCGCGGCCGTGGCGAACAAGCTGGGCCTGTGCGACCGATCGATCGCCGTGCTCATGCCGGGCGGGACGATTTCCATCGAGATCCAGGACGATTTTTTCATCTTGATGACCGGGTCGGTGACGAAAGTGGCCGAAGGCCAGATTTCTAAAGAGGTCTTCGAGAATGAGGTCGGGACCTGA